The Vigna unguiculata cultivar IT97K-499-35 chromosome 6, ASM411807v1, whole genome shotgun sequence genome contains a region encoding:
- the LOC114186698 gene encoding uncharacterized protein LOC114186698: MCFCVSFSCYFSFLFSILTTYMEQIIVSVNGLFREGKMVKKLDMISDIDDKRETLKVAIRIKDLCLTLGSYGTTWFQLCCFYWMLATVLKKQFSWSMVLR, translated from the exons atgtgtttttgtgtttcattttcctgttatttttcctttttgttctCGATCTTGACAACTTATATGGAACAAATTATCGTCTCCGTAAATGG ATTATTTCGTGAAG GTAAAATGGTGAAGAAACTGGATATGATCAGTGATATTGACGACAAAAGGGAAACACTTAAGGTTGCTATCCGAATTAAAGATTTGTG CCTAACCCTTGGTTCCTATGGAACTACGTGGTTCCAACTTTGTTGTTTCTATTGGATGCTAGCTACGGTGTTGAAGAAACAATTCTCATGGAGCATGGTTCTGAG ATAA